TTCTGGCTATGGGAGATCCCGCTGGCCTACGTGCTCGCAATCCACCTCGGCCTGGGCCCGCGCGGTGTCTTCTGGTCTATTACCATCGCCTTCTCCACCCTCGCCATCGTCAGCGCCATCCTCTTCCGCCGCGGCAGGTGGAAGACGCGTAAGTTATAACGCGCGCGCCGCGAAATTCGGGGCGGGGGCAGGATGGGGCAGACACGCAGGTCTGCCCCTACCGGGTATCGGTGTGCGTGACGGCGACGGAGCAGCACCGAGCATGGGCGTGATAAATCACGCACCTACGGGATCGGTTCGTCGCGCCGGGTCATCCGTGAAGCCCTCACCGCCCCGCTGAGACGTACGCGGCGCGCTCGCGGTCCAGGCGCTCCACGGTGTTGCGGACCGCGTTGCCGTGCGCGATCACGCGGTCGATGCTGTGCGCGTTGTAGCGGGGGTCGAAGGGACTCACGCTGGGGCCGCCGGAGACCTCGAGGACGGCGGCGTGCTCGTATTGCACCACACGCCCGGATCTCGGATCGCGCCATGAGCCACGCACGGCGAGCGAGCGGTTCTTGGGCCAGATACCCAGCGGGAGGGCGAAGGTCTGGATGCGGTAGCCCGGTACGGCCGAGTCGACGGCCAGTGCGAGCCGCGCGATCTGCTCCTGGACTACTGCATCGGAGTAGCGATCCAGCCGGGCGTGCCACAGCGTGTGATTGCAGATCTCGAATCCGCTCCGCACCAGGTACTGGATCTTTGGGAAGCGCCAGGCGGTCTTCTGCCCCTGGATGTTGGCGTTGCCGAAGAAGGCGTTTCCTCCGCTGGCCGCGCTCAGGACGCAAAAGGTGGCGGCGTTGCGCCACCCGGGGTGCGTACGCGTGAACTCCGTCCAGATCCCCACCGCGCTGGTAGGATCGATCTCCAGCTTGCCGCCCGCACCTTCCAGGTAGCGGAACTGCGATGCGCTCGCATCGTCGAAGACGGCCACGAAAGGCTTGTACCCCCTGGGCACCACCCGGTCGATGCGGCGCCCGTTCATCTCCGCGACCGTTACGGGCCGATACCCGCGCCGGTACAGCAGCTCCAGGTCCGCCTTGAACCCGTCGACGGAACGGTGGAACTCCGTTCTG
The DNA window shown above is from Longimicrobium sp. and carries:
- a CDS encoding polysaccharide deacetylase family protein; the protein is MTYATTRALLLLSLAAVAGCTPADARTPQRQTGEPNRMGKIPVIEYHVIGPGRTEFHRSVDGFKADLELLYRRGYRPVTVAEMNGRRIDRVVPRGYKPFVAVFDDASASQFRYLEGAGGKLEIDPTSAVGIWTEFTRTHPGWRNAATFCVLSAASGGNAFFGNANIQGQKTAWRFPKIQYLVRSGFEICNHTLWHARLDRYSDAVVQEQIARLALAVDSAVPGYRIQTFALPLGIWPKNRSLAVRGSWRDPRSGRVVQYEHAAVLEVSGGPSVSPFDPRYNAHSIDRVIAHGNAVRNTVERLDRERAAYVSAGR